A region of Methyloversatilis discipulorum DNA encodes the following proteins:
- a CDS encoding DUF1415 domain-containing protein translates to MNKDDIIAATRHWIEKAVIGLNLCPFAKAVYVKEQVRYVVSEAKHLDGLLEDIDREISFLAAADPQQVDTTLIMHASLLEDFLDFNDFLDIVDEAVSEQGHEGVIQVAAFHPQWQFAETEPDDIGNYTNRAPFPTIHLLREASVTRAVDAFPEAESIYERNIETLQKLGIEGWRALGLPDGRRQR, encoded by the coding sequence ATGAACAAGGACGACATCATCGCCGCCACCCGCCACTGGATAGAGAAGGCGGTCATCGGGCTCAATCTGTGCCCGTTCGCCAAGGCGGTGTATGTGAAGGAGCAGGTGCGTTACGTGGTCAGCGAGGCGAAGCACCTCGACGGTCTGCTCGAAGACATTGATCGCGAGATCAGCTTTCTTGCCGCGGCCGATCCGCAGCAGGTCGATACCACGCTGATCATGCACGCCTCGCTGCTTGAGGACTTTCTCGATTTCAACGACTTCCTCGACATCGTTGACGAAGCCGTCAGCGAGCAGGGCCACGAAGGCGTGATCCAGGTCGCCGCCTTCCACCCGCAGTGGCAGTTCGCCGAAACCGAGCCGGACGACATCGGCAACTACACCAACCGCGCACCCTTCCCGACTATACATCTGCTGCGCGAGGCCAGCGTCACGCGTGCGGTAGATGCTTTCCCGGAGGCGGAAAGCATCTACGAGCGCAATATCGAAACGCTGCAGAAGCTGGGCATCGAGGGCTGGCGCGCGCTCGGTCTGCCGGACGGGCGACGCCAGCGCTGA
- a CDS encoding sensor histidine kinase yields the protein MHFTPAPALPDEAERLAALAEYAILDTDADPLYDDFVLLATRLCGTPMAYISLIDHDRQWFKARTGGGPDETPRSVALCSHAIAQREVFVVEDTHADVRFAGNPLVTGAPHIRFYAGAPLVTPEGHAVGALCVADHVARQLSAGQVESLAALARHVISQLELRRATLRQARTRRALETSERRLRDMNEHLEERVAARTLELRQLNDDLAAFGYSCAHDLRTPLRAIDGFSRILLEEAAASLNDEQRLYLDRIVANTVRMGELIDAILDFSRIGSKSPQVQRINPAALVREVVASHPGYRDDKRVSVDIGALPDTLADPVLFRQVWQNLIDNALKFSRAQPLSEVTVEGWMEAGRACYAVSDNGPGFDPSQAHRLFRVFERLHPASEHPGVGAGLAIVSRIVSRHGGRIRAESPPGGGARFIVEMPLARASVATRVAEPETVAA from the coding sequence ATGCACTTCACGCCCGCCCCTGCCCTGCCCGACGAGGCAGAACGACTCGCCGCGCTGGCCGAGTACGCCATCCTCGACACCGACGCCGATCCGCTCTACGACGACTTCGTGCTGCTGGCCACCCGGCTGTGCGGGACACCGATGGCCTATATCAGCCTGATCGACCACGACCGCCAGTGGTTCAAGGCACGTACCGGCGGCGGGCCGGACGAGACGCCGCGCAGCGTTGCGCTGTGCAGCCACGCGATCGCGCAGCGCGAAGTGTTCGTGGTCGAAGACACGCACGCCGACGTGCGCTTCGCCGGCAATCCGCTGGTGACCGGCGCGCCGCACATCCGCTTCTACGCCGGCGCGCCGCTGGTGACGCCGGAAGGTCATGCGGTCGGCGCGCTGTGCGTGGCCGATCACGTGGCACGCCAGCTCAGCGCAGGACAGGTCGAATCGCTGGCCGCACTGGCGCGTCACGTCATTTCGCAACTCGAACTGCGCCGCGCCACGCTGCGCCAGGCGCGCACCCGGCGCGCACTCGAAACGTCGGAGCGCCGCCTGCGCGACATGAACGAACACCTCGAAGAGCGCGTCGCCGCGCGCACGCTGGAACTGCGCCAGCTCAACGACGATCTGGCCGCCTTCGGCTACTCGTGCGCGCACGATCTGCGCACGCCGCTGCGCGCCATCGACGGCTTCTCGCGCATCCTGCTGGAAGAGGCGGCGGCCAGCCTGAATGACGAACAACGGCTGTATCTGGACCGCATCGTCGCCAACACGGTGCGCATGGGCGAGCTGATCGACGCCATCCTCGATTTCTCGCGCATCGGCAGCAAGTCGCCGCAGGTACAGCGCATCAATCCGGCCGCGCTGGTGCGCGAGGTGGTCGCATCGCACCCCGGCTACCGCGACGACAAGCGCGTCAGCGTAGACATTGGCGCGCTGCCCGACACGCTGGCCGACCCGGTGCTGTTCCGGCAGGTGTGGCAGAACCTGATCGACAACGCGCTGAAGTTCTCGCGCGCGCAACCGCTCAGCGAAGTGACGGTGGAAGGCTGGATGGAAGCGGGCCGCGCCTGCTACGCGGTCAGCGACAACGGCCCCGGCTTCGACCCGTCGCAAGCGCACCGGCTGTTCCGCGTGTTCGAACGCCTGCATCCGGCGTCCGAACATCCGGGCGTGGGTGCGGGTCTGGCCATCGTGTCGCGCATCGTGTCGCGCCACGGCGGGCGCATCCGCGCCGAGTCACCGCCGGGCGGCGGTGCGCGTTTCATCGTCGAAATGCCCCTTGCACGCGCCAGCGTGGCCACCCGGGTGGCGGAGCCGGAAACGGTCGCGGCCTGA
- a CDS encoding pseudouridine synthase — MLDILYRDEAMIAIDKPSGLLVHRTALDRHETEFAVQQLRDQIGQRVWPVHRLDRGTSGVLVFALDATSAHALAQQFAQHLPAKRYLAVVRGHPPEAGEIDHPLRRIDDAIDPRGAREGAEPVAAQPAVTRYRRLAVAEMPVAIDRYPSSRYALVEAMPLTGRTHQIRRHLKHIAHPVIGDASYGKGAHNRYVATLCGQSRLLLACIHMHIRHPISGADIELRCGPGTAFERLAEVFGWDAAVLRPEAVHPLRGSQ, encoded by the coding sequence ATGCTCGACATCCTGTACCGCGACGAGGCCATGATCGCCATCGACAAGCCGTCCGGCCTGCTGGTGCATCGGACGGCGCTCGATCGCCACGAAACCGAATTCGCGGTGCAGCAGCTGCGCGACCAGATCGGCCAGCGCGTGTGGCCGGTACACCGGCTGGACCGCGGCACTTCGGGCGTGCTGGTGTTCGCGCTCGACGCCACCTCGGCGCACGCGCTGGCACAGCAGTTCGCGCAGCACCTGCCGGCCAAGCGCTATCTCGCCGTGGTGCGCGGTCACCCGCCGGAGGCGGGCGAGATCGATCACCCGTTGCGCCGCATCGACGACGCGATCGACCCGCGCGGCGCGCGCGAGGGTGCCGAACCGGTGGCTGCGCAGCCTGCCGTCACCCGCTACCGGCGTCTGGCCGTGGCCGAAATGCCGGTGGCGATAGACCGCTACCCGAGCAGCCGCTACGCGCTGGTCGAGGCGATGCCGCTGACCGGCCGCACGCACCAGATCCGCCGTCACCTCAAGCACATTGCCCATCCGGTCATCGGCGACGCCAGCTACGGCAAGGGTGCGCACAACCGCTACGTCGCCACGCTGTGCGGCCAGTCGCGGCTGCTGCTCGCCTGTATACATATGCATATCCGCCACCCGATCAGCGGCGCTGACATCGAACTGCGCTGCGGGCCGGGCACGGCTTTCGAGCGGCTGGCAGAGGTATTCGGGTGGGATGCGGCGGTGCTGCGGCCTGAGGCTGTGCATCCGCTGCGTGGCAGTCAGTAG
- a CDS encoding DUF2341 domain-containing protein produces MKNIIALGALLALAPSFANAWWDEAWTARRTITLDTSATGVAITAPQSSVPVAVRLHSGNFDFTAAKEDGSDLRFVAGDDKTVLKHHVERYDSLNELAVVWVQVPLIAPGQSTTLYAYFGNVAVGGAQDSKATWDGSTVGAWQFAEAAPLADASASALTATGNVTLQKAALLGDAAIFNGSALRVPAAPQLATSAGGAWTMSAWIKPVAAQQATLYAQGTLTVKIEDSAYVLNVGATRVAGGALKPGAWQHVAATVGGGKATLYVDGQPVASADAALPAEQAEVVIGDAYSGELDELQLANTARSADWIKLAAAGQGADATFVTVREDAAEGEEGGHNYFGILIDNLTVDAWVVIVILAVMFVISCWVMIAKAMLVGRIDGDNRAFLQRFRGASTDFLKLDQGATHKSSSLFRLYGAGLREIRKRFDAQGEAAGLTGASMDAIKASIDADLVRESHKLNSQMVLLTIAISGGPFLGLLGTVVGVMITFAAIAAAGDVNVNAIAPGIAAALLATVAGLAVAIPALFGYNYLASRIKNISADMQIFVDEFITRVAEVHGR; encoded by the coding sequence ATGAAAAACATCATTGCCCTCGGCGCCCTGCTGGCGCTCGCCCCTTCTTTTGCCAACGCCTGGTGGGACGAGGCGTGGACTGCCCGCCGCACCATCACGCTCGACACCTCCGCCACCGGCGTGGCGATCACTGCGCCGCAGTCGTCGGTGCCTGTCGCAGTGCGCCTGCACAGCGGCAATTTCGATTTCACCGCAGCGAAGGAAGACGGCTCCGACCTGCGTTTCGTCGCCGGCGATGACAAGACGGTGCTGAAGCACCACGTCGAGCGCTACGACAGCCTGAACGAGCTGGCGGTCGTGTGGGTACAGGTGCCGCTGATCGCGCCGGGCCAGAGCACGACACTGTATGCCTACTTCGGCAATGTCGCGGTCGGTGGTGCTCAGGACAGCAAGGCGACCTGGGACGGCTCGACCGTCGGTGCCTGGCAGTTCGCCGAAGCGGCACCTCTGGCCGACGCCTCGGCCAGCGCGCTGACCGCGACTGGCAACGTCACACTGCAGAAGGCTGCGCTGCTGGGCGACGCGGCTATCTTCAACGGCAGCGCGCTGCGCGTGCCGGCCGCGCCGCAACTGGCGACCAGCGCCGGCGGCGCATGGACGATGTCGGCCTGGATCAAGCCGGTCGCCGCGCAGCAGGCCACGCTGTACGCGCAGGGCACGCTGACGGTGAAGATCGAGGACAGCGCCTATGTGCTGAACGTGGGCGCCACCCGCGTGGCCGGCGGCGCACTGAAGCCGGGCGCCTGGCAGCACGTCGCGGCGACGGTCGGCGGTGGCAAGGCGACGCTCTATGTCGACGGACAACCGGTCGCTTCGGCCGACGCCGCGCTGCCGGCCGAACAGGCCGAGGTGGTGATCGGCGACGCATACAGCGGCGAGCTCGACGAACTGCAACTGGCAAACACGGCGCGCAGCGCCGACTGGATCAAGCTGGCCGCCGCCGGGCAGGGCGCCGACGCCACCTTCGTGACGGTGCGCGAAGACGCGGCCGAGGGCGAAGAGGGCGGCCACAACTACTTCGGCATCCTGATTGACAACCTAACGGTCGACGCCTGGGTGGTCATCGTCATCCTCGCCGTCATGTTCGTCATCAGTTGCTGGGTGATGATCGCCAAGGCCATGCTGGTCGGCCGCATCGACGGCGACAACCGCGCCTTCCTGCAGCGCTTCCGCGGCGCCAGCACGGACTTTCTGAAGCTCGATCAGGGCGCCACGCACAAGAGCTCGTCGCTGTTCCGCCTGTACGGCGCCGGCCTGCGCGAAATCCGCAAGCGTTTCGACGCCCAGGGCGAGGCGGCCGGCCTGACCGGTGCGTCGATGGACGCGATCAAGGCGTCGATCGACGCCGACCTGGTGCGCGAGTCGCACAAGCTCAATTCGCAGATGGTGCTGCTGACCATCGCCATCTCCGGCGGTCCTTTCCTCGGCCTGCTCGGCACGGTGGTCGGCGTCATGATCACCTTCGCGGCGATCGCCGCTGCGGGTGACGTGAACGTGAACGCCATCGCGCCGGGCATTGCCGCCGCGCTGCTGGCCACGGTGGCCGGCCTCGCCGTCGCCATTCCGGCGCTGTTCGGCTACAACTACCTCGCGTCGCGCATCAAGAACATCAGCGCCGACATGCAGATCTTCGTCGACGAGTTCATCACCCGCGTCGCCGAAGTTCACGGCCGATAG
- a CDS encoding ExbD/TolR family protein, with protein sequence MSADVKDDNQPYDEINVTPMLDLAYVLLVVFIIMTTASVQGIKVEAPQTQTVSSLAKPQTKAITITAAGDVFLDAYPVDMATLEARLGQYKSANPALPVVLKGDAAAHYEKVSAVLEICKRLDITEVGLVTKKVAG encoded by the coding sequence ATGTCCGCCGACGTCAAGGACGACAACCAGCCCTACGACGAAATCAACGTCACGCCGATGCTGGACCTGGCCTATGTGCTGCTCGTGGTGTTCATCATCATGACCACCGCTTCGGTGCAGGGCATCAAGGTCGAGGCGCCGCAGACGCAGACCGTGTCGTCGCTCGCCAAGCCGCAGACCAAGGCCATCACCATCACCGCCGCCGGCGACGTGTTCCTCGATGCCTACCCGGTCGACATGGCCACGCTCGAAGCGCGGCTCGGCCAGTACAAGAGCGCCAACCCGGCACTGCCGGTGGTGCTCAAGGGCGACGCTGCCGCGCACTACGAGAAGGTGTCGGCGGTGCTGGAAATCTGCAAGCGGCTGGACATCACCGAAGTCGGGCTGGTGACCAAGAAGGTCGCGGGCTGA
- a CDS encoding ExbD/TolR family protein, whose product MQINTEAKPYDSINVTPMLDLAYVLLVVFILMTTAGVQGLTMTLPKPSNKPSTEQHEVKIVQVMESGALMVNGVGVTLDQLEGQLNAARARDPKFSVMIRGEARAPYNGVIQVVDLVNRMGIANVGLITSRIGT is encoded by the coding sequence ATGCAAATCAATACAGAGGCGAAGCCCTACGACTCGATCAACGTCACGCCGATGCTGGATCTGGCCTACGTGCTGCTGGTCGTGTTCATCCTGATGACGACCGCCGGCGTGCAGGGCCTGACGATGACGCTGCCCAAGCCGTCGAACAAGCCGAGCACCGAACAGCACGAAGTGAAGATCGTGCAGGTGATGGAAAGCGGGGCGCTGATGGTCAATGGCGTCGGCGTCACGCTGGACCAGCTCGAAGGTCAGCTCAATGCGGCGCGCGCACGCGACCCGAAATTCAGCGTGATGATCCGTGGCGAAGCGCGTGCGCCCTACAACGGTGTCATCCAGGTGGTCGATCTGGTGAACCGCATGGGCATAGCGAACGTCGGCCTCATCACCTCGCGGATCGGCACCTGA
- a CDS encoding TonB family protein — protein MSALAEDSVELSRGARALRFVALVLGVALLVAAGMWLKDLFSKPSAPTRQVTKISIIPDTPPPPPPPPKEEKRPEPPKDMKEVKVEQPKPVEAPPQQAEQLKMEGAAGDGPSPFAAGSVTNEYKGGDVGTTIGGGPAKPNRMQYAFFTNALQRHIQEELARNREVKLLDYRVTVAIWLGRDGSVRRAELVDSTGDDKADAALSAALAQMRAFRDAPPSDMPQPIRLRITNRMTG, from the coding sequence ATGAGCGCGCTGGCCGAAGATTCCGTCGAGCTGTCGCGCGGCGCGCGCGCGCTGCGCTTCGTCGCGCTGGTGCTGGGCGTCGCCTTGCTGGTGGCGGCCGGCATGTGGCTGAAGGACCTGTTCTCGAAGCCGTCGGCGCCGACGCGCCAGGTGACGAAGATTTCCATCATTCCGGACACGCCGCCGCCGCCTCCTCCGCCGCCGAAGGAAGAGAAGCGACCCGAGCCGCCGAAGGACATGAAGGAGGTGAAGGTCGAGCAGCCCAAGCCGGTCGAGGCACCGCCACAGCAGGCCGAGCAGCTGAAGATGGAAGGCGCGGCCGGCGACGGTCCGAGTCCGTTTGCCGCCGGCAGCGTCACCAACGAGTACAAGGGCGGCGACGTCGGCACCACGATAGGCGGCGGCCCGGCCAAGCCCAACCGCATGCAGTACGCCTTCTTCACCAACGCGCTGCAGCGTCACATCCAGGAAGAGCTGGCGCGCAACCGCGAAGTGAAGCTGCTCGACTACCGCGTCACCGTCGCCATCTGGCTGGGCCGCGACGGCAGCGTGCGGCGCGCCGAACTGGTGGACAGCACCGGCGACGACAAGGCCGACGCCGCCCTGTCTGCCGCGCTGGCCCAGATGCGCGCCTTCCGCGACGCGCCCCCCTCTGACATGCCGCAGCCGATACGCCTGCGCATCACCAACCGGATGACCGGTTGA
- a CDS encoding putative porin, translating to MKKALPTLALAALFALPAQANEGASIDTLRQTTMNLIDALVDTGVLTREKADELIKAAEAKAAKTAAKAKKDSTVRVQYVPESVKAEIREQLKQEVLAQARTEGWAAPNAIPEWTERIKIEGDLRVRYQNDRLSDGNTPIAGYAPNAIGNPAATNDDFPLATRFPGATDLDGNGFPTGNVADSVNRMRLRARLGVLAKINDSVSAGLRFTTGNVTDRVSTNQTLGNNFNKYSFLVDRAYIKFDPVEWASVSGGRIPNPWFSTDLVWDEDLNFDGVAVSLRNVTPTQSLRPFVTAGWFPLRADNPPGADKQWLAGGQIGAEYDLSSNTRLRVGLAKYRYGRVEAQTDTAYDAVDGPLQGYGRYAYSSALRAKGNTLVLTNSPIDSTEAPIYGLASKFEPWVLTATADLAHFDPVHVLLSAEYVKNTGFDRGDILRRTGLNLTDGKDTAYHLRLMVGMPSVRLADDWQVFASYKYIGSDALIDGFTDSDFGLGGTNLKGFVLGGSYGLYRDTAVGLRWYSARNIQGMTYDPAVVAGQRYEVDTVMVDMNVRF from the coding sequence ATGAAGAAAGCCCTGCCCACGCTCGCGCTTGCCGCGCTGTTCGCACTGCCCGCGCAGGCGAACGAAGGCGCATCGATCGACACCCTGCGCCAGACCACGATGAACCTGATCGACGCCCTGGTCGATACCGGCGTGCTCACCCGCGAGAAAGCCGACGAACTGATCAAGGCCGCCGAAGCCAAGGCGGCGAAAACTGCGGCGAAGGCGAAGAAAGACAGCACCGTGCGCGTGCAGTACGTGCCGGAGTCGGTCAAGGCGGAAATACGCGAGCAGCTGAAGCAGGAAGTGCTGGCCCAGGCACGCACCGAAGGCTGGGCGGCGCCGAATGCGATTCCGGAGTGGACTGAGCGGATCAAGATCGAAGGCGATCTGCGGGTGCGTTACCAGAATGACCGCTTGTCCGACGGCAATACGCCGATCGCCGGTTATGCACCGAATGCGATCGGCAATCCGGCCGCCACCAACGATGACTTTCCGCTCGCCACGCGCTTTCCGGGCGCGACCGATCTCGACGGCAACGGCTTTCCCACCGGCAACGTCGCCGACAGCGTCAATCGCATGCGCTTGCGTGCACGTCTCGGTGTGCTGGCCAAGATCAACGACAGCGTAAGCGCCGGACTGCGCTTCACCACCGGCAACGTGACCGACCGCGTATCGACCAATCAGACGCTGGGCAACAATTTCAACAAGTACAGCTTCCTGGTCGATCGCGCCTACATCAAGTTCGATCCGGTGGAGTGGGCGTCGGTCAGTGGTGGTCGCATTCCCAACCCCTGGTTCTCGACCGATCTGGTGTGGGACGAAGACCTCAATTTCGACGGCGTGGCCGTCAGTCTGCGTAACGTGACACCGACGCAGTCACTGCGGCCATTCGTCACCGCCGGCTGGTTCCCGCTGCGCGCGGACAACCCGCCGGGTGCTGACAAGCAGTGGCTGGCCGGCGGCCAGATCGGTGCCGAGTACGACCTGAGCAGCAACACGCGCCTGCGCGTCGGTCTCGCGAAATACCGTTACGGCCGCGTCGAGGCGCAGACCGACACGGCCTATGACGCAGTCGATGGACCGCTCCAGGGATACGGCCGCTACGCCTACTCGTCGGCGCTGCGCGCAAAGGGCAACACGCTGGTGCTGACCAACAGCCCGATCGACAGCACCGAAGCACCCATCTACGGTCTGGCATCGAAGTTCGAACCCTGGGTGCTGACCGCAACGGCCGACCTTGCCCACTTCGATCCGGTCCATGTGCTGCTGTCCGCCGAGTACGTCAAGAACACCGGCTTCGACCGCGGCGACATCCTGCGCCGCACCGGTCTGAACCTCACCGACGGCAAGGACACCGCGTACCACCTGCGCCTGATGGTGGGCATGCCGTCGGTGCGTCTGGCCGACGACTGGCAGGTGTTCGCCTCGTACAAGTACATCGGGTCGGATGCGCTGATTGACGGCTTCACCGACTCCGACTTCGGTCTCGGCGGCACCAACCTGAAGGGCTTTGTGCTCGGCGGCAGCTACGGCCTCTACCGCGACACCGCGGTCGGCCTGCGCTGGTACTCGGCGCGCAACATCCAGGGCATGACCTACGACCCCGCGGTCGTCGCCGGCCAGCGCTACGAGGTCGACACCGTCATGGTCGACATGAACGTGAGGTTCTGA